The following proteins are co-located in the Brassica oleracea var. oleracea cultivar TO1000 unplaced genomic scaffold, BOL UnpScaffold01907, whole genome shotgun sequence genome:
- the LOC106321533 gene encoding LOW QUALITY PROTEIN: lipoxygenase 2, chloroplastic-like (The sequence of the model RefSeq protein was modified relative to this genomic sequence to represent the inferred CDS: inserted 1 base in 1 codon), whose product MSFDEALENKRLFMLDYHDLLLPYVNKVRELDDSTLYASRALFFLSDDSTLRPVAIELTRPQDVNRPQWRQVFTPGYDATSCWLWSLAKTHTISHDAGYHQLISHWLRTHCCMEPYIIAANRQLSAMHPIYRLLHPHFRYTMEINARGRQSLVNAGGIIESCFWPGKYSLELSSDVYDKLWRFDREGLPADLISRGLAVEDETAEHGVRLTIPDYPFATDGLMLWDALKEWVXRHVNHYYPDAEQVKLDEELQGWWSEVRNIGHGDKKNEPWWPVLKTQDDLIEVVTTIAWVASGHHAAVNFEQYGYGGYFPNRPTTARTKMPVEEPTEEELKEFYEDPEKTMLKTFPSKKQATIVMVTLDLLSAHSPDEEYLGENAEASWAHEPVIYAAYERFKGKLQYLEGVIDERNVNVSLKNRTGAGVVKYELLKPISEPGVTGMGVPYSVSI is encoded by the exons GTTCATGCTGGACTATCATGATTTGCTTCTACCGTATGTGAACAAAGTGAGAGAGTTGGATGATAGCACCTTATATGCTTCTCGAGCACTATTCTTCCTCAGCGATGATAGCACATTGAGACCTGTTGCCATTGAGTTGACTCGTCCCCAAGATGTAAACAGACCCCAGTGGAGGCAGGTATTCACGCCAGGATATGATGCTACCTCCTGCTGGCTATGGAGTCTTGCTAAGACTCACACTATTTCTCATGACGCTGGTTATCACCAGCTTATTTCCCACTG GCTGAGGACTCACTGCTGTATGGAGCCATACATTATAGCGGCAAACAGACAACTAAGTGCCATGCATCCTATCTATAGGCTTTTGCATCCCCACTTCCGCTACACGATGGAGATCAACGCTCGTGGACGCCAAAGTCTCGTCAACGCAGGTGGAATCATTGAGTCTTGTTTCTGGCCCGGAAAGTATTCATTAGAGCTAAGTTCAGATGTCTATGACAAACTATGGAGGTTCGACAGGGAAGGCTTACCTGCAGACCTAATCAGCAG GGGTCTGGCTGTGGAAGATGAGACGGCTGAACATGGGGTTCGCTTGACGATACCAGATTACCCATTTGCGACTGACGGTCTGATGCTGTGGGATGCACTTAAGGAATGGG ACAGACATGTGAATCACTATTATCCAGATGCGGAACAGGTCAAGTTGGATGAGGAACTCCAAGGATGGTGGAGTGAAGTGAGGAACATAGGGCATGGAGACAAGAAAAATGAACCATGGTGGCCTGTCCTCAAAACACAAGATGACTTGATTGAAGTGGTGACTACTATTGCATGGGTGGCTTCAGGTCACCATGCAGCTGTAAACTTTGAACAGTACGGGTATGGTGGATACTTTCCCAACCGACCAACCACAGCAAGAACCAAAATGCCAGTGGAAGAGCCGACAGAGGAAGAGCTAAAAGAGTTCTATGAGGATCCAGAGAAGACCATGCTTAAGACATTCCCGTCGAAGAAGCAGGCGACCATAGTGATGGTGACTTTGGATCTTCTATCAGCACATTCACCAGATGAAGAATACCTAGGAGAAAACGCAGAAGCGTCTTGGGCCCACGAACCTGTCATCTATGCTGCATATGAACGATTCAAAGGCAAGCTCCAATACCTAGAAGGAGTGATAGATGAGAGGAACGTGAATGTTTCTCTAAAGAATCGAACTGGAGCAGGTGTTGTTAAGTACGAGCTTTTAAAGCCTATCTCTGAACCAGGCGTTACTGGGATGGGTGTTCCCTACAGTGTGTCTATCTGA